From the Carya illinoinensis cultivar Pawnee chromosome 4, C.illinoinensisPawnee_v1, whole genome shotgun sequence genome, one window contains:
- the LOC122306381 gene encoding uncharacterized protein LOC122306381, translating into MECPSAQDVWSQCGKKIQKTNFFFQSFKALLESLLESLEEEEMLEFALTTWLIWKRRNDLVFNNQFSHPNSIIQAFKLLIAELHQSQQPAQANSTHSNAKAQWEAPPQGKLMLNWDVGIHKLNCKVGVRAVIRDWEGKVCATLRMNHSLFLEPLLAEAFAAYQASIFLKTLGWQEVIIEGDSLQVVNGLMSPSKIDSYVGILIRDTKITLNSFTNWSARHTRRTCNNLAHVLCKDALSISNSIMTMDAIPSCIQSLV; encoded by the coding sequence ATGGAATGCCCCTCTGCCCAAGATGTTTGGAGTCAATGTGGGAAAAAGATACAAAAAACTAACTTCTTTTTCCAATCTTTCAAAGCCTTATTGGAATCTCTACTCGAGTcccttgaagaagaagagatgctaGAATTTGCTCTTACTACAtggcttatttggaaaagaaGGAATGACTTGGTCTTCAATAATCAATTCTCACATCCCAACTCTATCATTCAAGCTTTCAAGTTACTCATTGCAGAACTTCACCAATCTCAGCAACCAGCTCAGGCAAATTCCACTCATTCAAATGCTAAGGCTCAATGGGAAGCCCCTCCACAAGGAAAACTGATGCTTAATTGGGATGTTGGAATTCACAAACTCAACTGCAAGGTGGGAGTAAGGGCAGTAATACGTGACTGGGAAGGGAAGGTGTGTGCTACATTAAGAATGAATCATAGTCTTTTCCTAGAACCTCTTCTAGCTGAAGCCTTTGCAGCATATCAAGCTTCCATATTCCTCAAAACACTAGGGTGGCAAGAAGTGATAATAGAAGGAGACTCTCTACAAGTGGTTAATGGCTTGATGTCCCCATCTAAAATAGACTCATACGTAGGAATTCTAATCAGAGACACCAAGATCACTCTGAACTCCTTCACCAACTGGTCTGCCAGGCACACTAGAAGAACTTGTAATAACTTAGCTCATGTGTTATGTAAAGATGCTCTAAGCATTAGTAATAGCATCATGACTATGGATGCTATCCCCTCTTGTATTCAATCTTTGGTTTAA